The following coding sequences are from one Archocentrus centrarchus isolate MPI-CPG fArcCen1 chromosome 4, fArcCen1, whole genome shotgun sequence window:
- the bmb gene encoding protein brambleberry, with the protein MEHLLHRLHLLLTVSMLACQCPAVSGLFEWLRRTEAPPAAAPPPPPPPAHLARDVQFEMATADEKFLAEAKQMELSPLDSCHYSVIARLKMSCDSLSEEKLAKLGVELFNCQAETEGRQTYPCTEEMTIKECTADMDSDTWNAYHIVSNRARSVCYATRQQLFRRRAEHTVNALISTATSQLGAMKDLKEGQLELKELTAASLEKLLEGHSALRAQQGKLHEGQEQMESSLRGNLERLGQEKALIASGQELVAQLIQGITQRMENVSEHLQIQSSEVQDSHKAIVKDLADVRHQAQDIYQKIDHSMIEFLQYQDQTSQYYADLMNKLERMNSTLGVMLHYLDNTQSRIEDRLHMIQGYLGWAGLSLTAVWTCIAHTGYFVLCAVLLTFLRCPGFSRAALLLTVPLNAVAEVNQQPALDLTSLSLLLLTLSLGHWFMNQLWACFHIARKLTTPLPLDSCITVEPQKQPVLSCNSYPPSSTPRKDEEDDIAERDNLLNQDSFLSGDLGVSAVSPPQRKFMPESRFMPVIGTPHQSTPRFIPALLSSAALSDDIPLMNLGSAFDAVSDSRDLAANDSRSASPTPSLISNSSVSGRLLCNGITKTGKACKKRAVPGQEYCRVHEGGHSSYVQS; encoded by the exons ATGGAGCACCTCCTCCACCGCCTGCACCTCCTTCTGACTGTCAGCATGCTGGCCTGTCAGTGTCCTGCGGTCAGCGGGCTCTTTGAGTGGCTGAGGCGGACAGAGGCACCTCCAGCAGCagcgcctcctcctcctccaccaccagcaCATCTTGCCAGAGATGTTCAGTTTGAGATGGCAACGGCAGATGAGAAGTTTTTGGCTGAAGCAAAGCAGATGGAGCTCAGCCCGTTGGACAGCTGTCATTACAGC GTGATTGCTCGGCTAAAGATGAGCTGTGACAGCCTCTCAGAGGAAAAGCTGGCAAAGCTTGGAGTGGAACTGTTTAACTGTCAGGCAGAGACTGAGGGGCGCCAGACCTACCCATGCACAGAGGAAATG ACTATCAAAGAATGTACAGCAGACATGGATTCAGACACGTGGAATGCTTACCACATCGTGAGCAACCGAGCGCGTTCCGTTTGCTACGCGACTCGGCAGCAGCTTTTCCGGCGCAGAGCGGAGCACACGGTCAATGCTCTCATCTCCACGGCCACCAGCCAGCTGGGTGCAATGAAAGACCTGAAG gaGGGCCAGCTAGAGTTGAAAGAACTGACGGCAGCATCACTGGAAAAGCTGCTCGAGGGTCACAGCGCTCTGCGGGCCCAACAGGGGAAACTGCACGAGGGCCAGGAGCAAATGGAGAGTTCACTGAGGGGCAACCTGGAGCGTCTGGGTCAGGAAAAGGCTCTCATCGCCTCTGGACAGGAACTGGTAGCTCAGCTCATTCAGGGAATTACACAAAGGATGG AGAACGTGAGCGAGCATCTGCAGATCCAGAGCTCAGAGGTGCAGGACAGCCACAAGGCGATCGTTAAGGACCTGGCAGATGTAAGACACCAAGCTCAGGACATCTATCAGAAAATTG ATCACAGTATGATAGAGTTTCTACAGTATCAGGATCAGACCTCCCAGTACTACGCTGACCTGATGAACAAACTAGAGCGCATGAACAGCACTTTGGGAGTCATGCTGCACTACCTCGATAACACGCAGAGCCGGATAGAGGACAGGCTTCACATGATCCAGGGCTACCTCGGCTGGGCAG GTCTGAGTCTGACAGCCGTGTGGACGTGCATTGCACACACAGGATATTTTGTACTGTGTGCGGTCCTGCTGACGTTCCTGCGCTGTCCCGGTTTCTCCCGCGCCGCGCTGCTGCTCACCGTGCCTCTAAATGCAGTGGCCGAAGTCAACCAGCAGCCAGCGCTGGATCTCACCAGcctcagcctgctgctgctcactctgTCTCTGG GTCACTGGTTCATGAATCAGCTGTGGGCATGCTTCCACATCGCAAGAAAGCTGACTACCCCACTGCCACTCGACTCGTGCATTACTGTGGAGCCACAGAAGCAGCCAGTGTTGTCGTGCAACTCATATCCACCGTCTTCTACACCACGGAA AGATGAAGAGGATGATATCGCTGAAcgagacaacctgctgaatcaGGACAGCTTTTTATCAG GCGATCTTGGCGTATCAGCGGTGTCTCCCCCTCAGAGGAAGTTTATGCCAGAGTCGAGGTTTATGCCCGTAATCGGCACACCACATCAGTCCACTCCCAGGTTTATACCAGCGCTGCTTTCTTCAGCG gCTCTGAGTGATGATATACCCCTGATGAACTTGGGAAGTGCTTTTGATGCAGTCAGTGACTCACGTGATTTAGCAGCGAATGACTCGCGAAGTGCAAGTCCCACGCCATCACTGATCAGCAACAG CTCCGTGTCGGGCCGTCTTCTGTGCAATGGCATCACAAAAACGGGGAAAGCTTGTAAGAAGAGAGCCGTGCCAGGACAGGAGTACTGCCGAGTCCATGAAGGGGGGCATTCCTCATATGTCCAGTCCTAA
- the LOC115778577 gene encoding GDP-L-fucose synthase, which yields MNDKDDPAAPMRVLVTGGSGLVGGAIQHVVKEEGGAKKGEEWIFLSSKDADLMNMDQTRAVFEKHRPTHVIHLAAMVGGLFKNMKYNLDFWRKNLYINDNVLQAAHEVGTVKVVSCLSTCIFPDKTTYPIDETMIHNGPPHESNFGYAYAKRMIDVHNRAYFQQHGRCYTAVIPTNVFGPHDNFSIEDGHVLPGLIHKAYLAQKEGKPLVVWGSGTPRRQFIYSLDLARLFLWVLREYPEVEPIILSVGEEDEVSIKEASEAVVEALGFKGEVVYDTSKADGQFKKTASNAKLHRYLPDFTFTPFKQALKETCDWFVANYDTARK from the exons ATGAACGATAAGGACGATCCCGCCGCCCCCATGAGGGTGCTGGTGACCGGAGGATCCGGCTTGGTGGGCGGGGCCATCCAGCATGTGGtgaaagaagaaggaggagccAAGAAGGGGGAGGAATGGATATTTCTGTCCTCCAAAGATGCTGACCTCAT GAATATGGACCAGACGAGGGCAGTATTTGAGAAACATCGGCCCACGCACGTCATCCACCTGGCTGCTATGGTTGGAGGGCTTTTCAAGAACATGAAGTACAACCTGGACTTCTGG AGGAAAAACCTCTACATCAACGACAATGTGCTCCAGGCAGCGCACGAAGTGGGCACGGTCAAGGTTGTTTCCTGCCTGTCCACCTGCATCTTTCCCGATAAAACAACCTATCCTATTGACGAGACCATG ATCCATAACGGTCCACCTCATGAGTCCAACTTTGGCTACGCCTATGCAAAAAGGATGATCGATGTCCACAACAG GGCGTATTTCCAGCAGCATGGACGTTGCTATACAGCTGTGATTCCCACTAATGTGTTTGGCCCTCATGACAACTTTAGCATCGAGGATGGTCATGTGCTGCCAGGCCTCATACATAAAGCGTACCTCGCTCAAA AGGAGGGGAAGCCTTTGGTGGTCTGGGGCTCTGGCACGCCCAGAAGGCAGTTCATCTACTCTTTGGACCTGGCTCGTCTCTTCCTCTGGGTCCTGAGGGAGTATCCAGAGGTTGAGCCAATCATTCTCTCTG TTGGTGAAGAAGATGAAGTGTCCATCAAAGAAGCATCAGAAGCAGTTGTTGAGGCGTTGGGCTTTAAAGGAGAAGTTGTG TATGACACCAGTAAAGCAGACGGCCAGTTCAAAAAGACGGCCAGCAATGCAAAGCTGCACCGCTACCTGCCAGACTTCACATTCACCCCCTTCAAACAAG CTTTAAAGGAAACCTGTGATTGGTTTGTTGCCAACTATGACACAGCCCGGAAGTGA
- the LOC115778576 gene encoding leukocyte elastase inhibitor-like, which produces MSSVSSSNTVFALELFRTLSQANPAGNIFVSPLSISSALAMVYLGAKGDTAAQMAKVLSFSSGEGVHADLQKLNADINSPSASYILKLANRLYGENTARFLPTFLEATQKYYQADLKAVDFIGAPEACRAEINSWVEQQTENKIKELLKPGTVSSETKLALVNAIYFKGNWKSPFDKADTKEMPFKVKQNKTVPVQMMYQKKKLPYNHIRDHGLQILQLSYVNKELSMFILLPDESSDGSDALLKLENELTQERLDEWTNNMGFKPDVFLHLPKFKLEEDYELKEPLIKLGMKDVFCGGRADLSGMSGEERLFLSTVAHKAFVEVNEEGTEAAAATGIVFVPLCYIPPVHFTADHPFLFFIRHNQTKSILFFGRFSSPQ; this is translated from the exons ATGTCCTCCGTCAGCAGCTCAAACACAGTTTTTGCCTTGGAGCTGTTCCGCACTCTGAGCCAAGCAAACCCTGCTGGGAACATCTTTGTCTCTCCTCTGAGCATCAGCTCAGCCCTGGCCATGGTCTACCTGGGAGCCAAAGGAGACACCGCTGCTCAGATGGCAAAG GTCCTCTCATTCAGCTCAGGTGAAGGCGTCCATGCAGACCTGCAGAAACTGAACGCTGACATCAACTCACCATCTGCATCATACATCCTGAAACTAGCCAACCGTCTTTATGGAGAAAACACTGCCCGCTTCCTCCCA ACTTTCCTTGAAGCCACACAGAAGTACTACCAGGCAGACCTGAAGGCTGTGGACTTCATCGGAGCTCCAGAGGCGTGCAGAGCAGAGATCAACAGCTGGGTGGAGCAGCAGACAGAAA ATAAGATAAAAGAGCTTCTGAAGCCAGGAACAGTCAGCTCAGAGACCAAACTGGCTCTGGTCAATGCCATCTACTTCAAGGGAAACTGGAAGAGTCCCTTTGATAAGGCAGACACCAAAGAGATGCCCTTCAAAGTCAAACAg AATAAGACTGTACCAGTCCAGATGATGTaccagaagaagaagctgccCTACAACCACATTCGTGACCACGGCCTGCAGATCCTGCAGCTGTCGTATGTGAATAAGGAGCTCAGCATGTTCATTCTGCTGCCTGACGAGTCCTCAGACGGCTCAGACGCTCTGCTGAAG CTGGAGAATGAGCTAACACAGGAGAGGCTGGACGAATGGACCAACAACATGGGCTTCAAGCCAGACGTTTTCCTTCACCTGCCAAAGTTCAAGCTGGAGGAAGACTATGAGCTGAAGGAGCCTCTGATTAAACTGGGCATGAAGGACGTGTTCTGTGGAGGAAGAGCTGACCTGTCTGGCATGAGCGGTGAAGAGAGACTCTTCCTGTCTACGGTGGCCCACAAGGCCTTTGTGGAGGTGAACGAGGAGGgcacagaagctgctgcagccacgGGCATCGTCTTTGTACCACTTTGTTATATACCACCAGTACACTTCACAGCAGATCaccccttcctcttcttcatcaggCACAATCAGACCAAGTCCATCCTGTTCTTTGGCAGATTCTCATCTCCTCAgtaa